In Puntigrus tetrazona isolate hp1 chromosome 7, ASM1883169v1, whole genome shotgun sequence, the following are encoded in one genomic region:
- the tmem256 gene encoding LOW QUALITY PROTEIN: transmembrane protein 256 (The sequence of the model RefSeq protein was modified relative to this genomic sequence to represent the inferred CDS: inserted 2 bases in 2 codons), which produces MNAALLVQRVAGISGALAVAAGAYGAHGFRHSEASEYQRELYDTANKYHIYHSLALLGAARCRKPALAGAILLAGMGCFCGLYXEALTNDPSFSKLAPIXGSLLIVGWAAISSLNFDSIWQTLTVLF; this is translated from the exons ATGAACGCCGCTTTGCTGGTCCAGAGGGTAGCAGGGATTTCTGGGGCTCTTGCTGTCGCAGCAGGTGCATATGGAGCTCACG GATTCAGGCACAGTGAAGCGAGTGAGTACCAGAGAGAG ttgTATGATACAGCAAACAAGTACCACATCTACCACAGCCTGGCATTATTAGGAGCTGCTCGCTGTAGAAAACCTGCTCTG gcAGGGGCGATCCTTCTTGCTGGCATGGGCTGCTTCTGTGGCCTCT CTGAGGCCTTAACCAATGACCCCAGCTTCAGCAAGCTGGCGCCAA GAGGCTCATTGCTCATCGTTGGATGGGCTGCGATTAGCTCTTTGAACTTTGACTCCATTTGGCAGACCTTAACCGTGTTGTTTTAA